AGGGGAGAACCTGGATTTGTAAACGTTGCCGGCGAGCTTAGAGTTCCAGGGGGTTTTCATAAATATGTTCTTGCTGCAAAAAAATTGGCATAAAAGGAatcaaaataacacaaaatgtgTTACAGCAGAGCAAAACATGTAAAACAATGTAGCTCAATGATAAACATACGGTCTCGCAGATCAAAATAACTTCAAAAGTTAAAAATCCCACTAAAATGtaactaaattaaatacaaaacagtTAACAGTAAATTTAACATAAATAGGTATATTGTATGTGGTGGTACTGATTTTCTATATTTTCTATATCAGAGTTTAGCTGCATATCCAGATCTTCAGTATTGTCTAAAGTGGAGAGGATGGCAGATCTGCTTGATCTTTCAAATATAAATTTGCAAATTGTCTACTGTCACGGTCTGCGGAGGCAGAccaggtgcgaacacaagcGAAGATACAGGAGTggatttaaacaaaagcgagccttttattatggctgatgaaaggaacaaaacagagtgagggcAGCATAAGAGTAGTAGctcaacagaaacctaaactggacaaACTATGGAAAGGCTATGGCTGGAGATACGGAACACAGgcggtgggaacacagacgacgcgacacagactgtaagaaacacagagactaaatacacatgagggatgatcaggggaagtggtcacacatgggaacgcagctgacacacatgaacttaacgacaggacaggaggagtgaaactgaatacactgacagtgaatgcaggccttcaaagtaaaacaggaaacatgagacatgaaccggggagacgtagtacagggggaggtgacagacgcgacagcatgaacttgacaatacaagacacacagacataaacacacgaagggcaagggaggctTGATACAAGGGTAACATAACTACAAAAGGACTGGACTACCTTAAAgaacctaaacaaacaataaacatcaaaataggttaagcacaaaacactgggtcacacgacccaggaccatgacatctaCAAAGACAATCTAACTTCTCAGCAGAAAGTACAAAAATTATTCTAGTTACCGATGTCACAGTCGGAGACTGGGTGATATTTCTGTGAAAAAATAGAAAGAGTTTGTTGAAATGTTGAGATGAAAGAGTTCGTTTCAGTGTCATGCGATTAGCATTACATTTTGCAAAAGAATGACTGGAGCCAACTTACTCTGGCTGTTTTTTGCAGAGTTGTCTCAGAAAGGTCAAAGCACTAATTATAAAGCTCAGGAAACACACGCAAGGTACAATAATTGCAGCAATATGGATTTTCAATGTATTCCCAGCTTCCTCTGTAAAATAATAAAGGAACTCATTTGACTGCAGTTTTAATACTCAGTTAATTTCACTTAAATGTAAAAGCAAAAGACTTCTGGCTCTTATAAAATGTAACTTATTGTAATTGTGCGTCATGTCAATGTCTGAAACTTGGGAGCTTTGCATTTAAGAAGTACTCATGTACCCACAGTGTCTCTGCTCTGTATACAAACAGGAAAGCAAAGCCACTGTAACCAAAAGTGTTCAGGTGTACATATAGAGGTAGACGAGTATATTAAGGGAAACTCAACTCTCCCCAGCCTGCTCTGAAAGCTTAACTTTTGATAATCACATGGAAtattttttagataaacttATCTTTGAtatcaaagaaacaaagagaaagagagagagagaagggggaaGTGAGAGATAAGCTCTATGTATGGAAAGTCCCATTGTTTCCAGCCTTTTCCTGTTTATGGGGCCTACCCATCCCCACATTCAGTTATGATAAATGTGTGACAGTaatattttgtttggtttttgtaatCTGAAAACTTCAAAAGTTGATAAACTCACCTGTAATGACGAGCTCCCATTTCTGTTCAAAGACTCCAAAGTCTGTGGTTGTTTCACAAGTGTAGTTTCCTGTGTGACTTTTCTGGGCTCTCTCTATGATTAGTGCGTACAGTTGGCTTTCCAATGTGGACATATTTAGATTCAGGGGGGCAGCTGGAGGAAACATCCTAATTCTGCTGTCTGGGGTTTTCTGATTACTGCTTAAGGTGACAGAGCTGCTGTTTGAGGTTTTCCGTGGCCTGAAACTAAAAAGACAAGTCCCATTCCTTCTCCATGTTAGTTGAACGAGGTCACTGATTGACTTATTGCTACAGTGCAGGGTCACTGTGCTCCCGACCATCCAGGAAGTGCTGCTACCTTCTGAAGGggataaaaaataaacactgtggAAATAAAGATTGCATCCACAAAATGTTGTACTGGAGTTAAGCTGCACTGACTGAACTAAACAAGCAAGTTTGCTAACAATAAGCCACAACATCCTCCaaaatgtcttcttttttttattgtttttatggttgttgttgtttttacaatAAACCTCTTAATTAGAAAGAGAAACATAACTTATAATCATCATCACAGAAATTGCTAATACCTGCTTGCAAGAAAATACAGGAGAAGCAACATATTAGAGTCAAGGTCCGATTGATGTCCAGGTATCTTGAAAGGTTTTCCATCCCCActtgaaagaaaaatccatttagaaacataacatttttaaagtaGCCACCTTATAATATAACAGATGAATTGTCGATATTTGTAAACTGAGATTCATGTAATACATGTCATTATCAAGAATGTCTTGTACAGTGAACAACGCAATAAACACTTTAGCGCAAAACATACCATAACAAAACTTCTAAGCGTGTGAAGACTTTTTACCTTCAGGGTTATAATTACACGAAACTGAAGAACAGTAGAAGAATTTAAATATGTCTCATTGCAAACAGATAACCTATAATTCCAGCAAGAAAGATCACATCCTGTGTAAACCTAATGCAGTAACAACAGAAATAGCAACATTTTCTTACCAGTATTGAGTCATATGCTGTATGGTCCTTATCTCTATAACAGACCTTTAACACGTTTTAGACCACAAAAACAAGTAAAGTGTATATATAATAATCATCGTAATTATACAGTATACCAGCTATAGCATGTATGCAAAAGATTCAACCTTGCCCAAGTACTTATATTAGAGTGGTTTCCATACAGGAAGTGAATGACTTTGGTCGCTGGCCATGTGAGTAATTCATTTTTCTTGATTGGCTGGATGTTGTGGGGGTGATATTCATTCACAGCAACGCTGACAATGAATGACCACTGAGTAAACTAAAAGttatatctatttttttttttttacagttattcGCACTTTAGATGTCTGCTAGCTTTAAAACAATTCATGATAACTCTAAATctttgaaaaagagaaataatataAGAATTTCCCATTAACTGAATTGCAAATTATTGATTTCTGATGTTCTAAAGATGTATTTATTCCATATATGGCCATAACCAGCTATGAAGTCACCGAGACCTGTTCCCATATATGATATTAAAGATTGGCGTAGCTTCTGTGACATCACCCGCAGGTTTATGATGTCCGTTCTCAAGcctcaaaataaatgtttccacAATTAcaatgttggtttaaaaaaaaaaaaaagatgtgacaACAAACAATGATGGATTGAGGACTGagtcagactgagtcagaggcACAGCAGGGACCAAATGCATTGAGTAAGTGACTTTTCCCCTTGTGTCAATTTGATTTTAAATGAAGAAGTAGtttcttattcttttttatttcctttttatttcattgttttatacACTCAACACTCACATTCTATTTTTCTGTACAAAATAAAGTCATTCAGTTTCCAAAAGTTATGGCTTTGATTGCAACGTAACTATAGGACCTACACCGATCAGgtataacattatgaccactaACAGGTGGCGTTAATAACGCTGATCATCATGTCACGTCTTACTGAGTGGGATATATTAGGGGTCAAATGAACATTTTGCCCTAAAATTATATGTGTTTAAAGGAGGAAAAATGGGCAAGGCTCTGATTAAGTTTGAAAAGGGCAACATTGTGACAGGTAGGCGGCGGGATCAGAGCATCTCAGTAACCCAGCTCTTGTGCGGTGGTCCCAGTCTGCAATAGTCAGTATCCATTAGAAGTGGTTCAAGgaaggaacagtggtgaaccagcAACAGGGTCATTGACACATTGGGgggatcgtggctcaagagttggcagttcgtcttgtaatcggaaggttgccggttcgagccccggctctgaCAGTCTTGGTTGTTGTCTCCTTGGGCAAGGCACTTCACCCGTTTCCTACTGGTGGTGGGCCCGGTGGccccagtgtccggcagcctcacctctgtcagcgcaccccagggcagctgtggctacaatgtagcttgccatcaccaatgactgaatgtagtgtaaagcgctatacaaatacaggccattttacaCATGAGAAGCAAAGCCTGGCCCACATGTTTTGATCCAACAGATGACTTACTTTTGCTCAAATTGCCAAAAAAGGTAAGACTGGTTCACATAAAAAGGTTTCAGAATACACAGTGCATTGGAATTGTTTACTGTTATAGCAGAAAAAGAGGCAGACATAATATTAGgcaggtggtcataatgttatgcctgatcgATGTAGTCTCTACAGAGCCATTTATACTGACAAGCACAGGTGCTACACATTAAATGATACGTattcaaaaaaacaacaacaacaacaacactggaGCAATGTGTTAACTTATTCCAAACAGGTTGGGCTGTGGGGAGAGGGGTTCAACAATGTCTTCTGCAGAGACAGTACATAGAGACAGAaagccattcacactcacatgtaCACCTTTGGGCAATTTTGAATCCCCAGTTAACCTAATATGGATGAGGGAGATGTTTTTTCTACTTTAGGACTTATCTattcttgtttttattacagCCTTTTTAAAATTAGAGGTGTGGACTGCCAGCATGGGCAGCTCCAACCAGTAGGAGTTTGCTGAGTTTAAACTTGGCTCATGTGTACTGTTAGTGTCTTTTGAAGCATTTTTTAAGCACTGCACTTCTCTTTTAAAATGCCCTCATCATGAATTTTAAGTTTTCTCTTCATTCACTTTGCCAGCTGATGAACTGAGTAAGCTACTTGCATTAGCAGTGCACTATTTGCACTTTtagattttattgtttaatttctTAAACGATtggaaaaataatttcacaggaAATTACCTCCTACATCCGTGCCTGGAATTAAACAGTTTcttgacctaaaaaaaaaacaaacactgttgtgagttgtggttgttttgtttttttaagcatcGACGCCACTTCACACCAGTGACCACAGACAAGGGAAGGATGTGAGATATGTTCCACTGAGTCATGCAGAGTCTTTAAATGTGATCTTAGTACCATCTTATTGACTCTCTGTTTCTCCTCTTCAGAATACAGTCAAAATGAGTGCAGTACAAAGTGCCATTAATGCGTTAGTGAGCTTGAAGTCAGAGTCTGCAGTGTCATAAAGTTGACTTTCCTTTAACCTGGCTAGCATTGAAGGCGTCTTTAAAGATGCAAGCTGCCAGTTCCATAAGCACTAATTAATGCAACACTTTACCATCACAGATACAGGCATCTGTACTGAGCCTGATGGTCCTGTTTGGTTCAGCCAGTATGGTTTCCATGTATTTGTGGATGGCACAGTAAACTGTGTTCCTGAGCTGATGAAGTGACCTCCATGACAGAATCATGACAGGCATCAATTATTGATATTCCACCTTGTCACAtgtgcacagagatttctccagattcatGTTTAGGGACATTATTCTGAAACTGTTCCACAATTTGTAGATGTCGTATTTTCTAAAATTGGTTCTAATGGCCTGAAAACAGTTAACCTAATTAGTATTAGTCTTCTGTTGCTACTATCCCTGCTTTTTTGACACATGCTGCAGCCATTAAACTGAAAATGAGCTCATATTTCCCATGAAATAGTAAAATGTGAGTTTATGAGATTGGAAAAtaattgcattctgtttttatttcacacaGTGTCAAACCTTTTGGGGTTGTTGCTACAGTGTGCTTTAACAGTGATATACAATCTCTGATGAAAGAATATTTTCTATGTATGTAACCTGTTGAGACGTATCGTACTAAAACCACAGAAGGTAGATCGCCTGTGAGGTTACACCAGCATAAACTATGTTTTTTGCATTGTCATGCATTTGCATTTACCCGGTGatgagaaaaacaataaatatactTGTAACTTATTTGCCTTGAAGTCTGATTTATGAAATGAAAGCATACACAGAtaacaaaaacagtgatcaGGGTTTGTGTAGTCTTATTTATGACCAAGAATCTTCAATTAAGTAAATAAATTCCGCTTTGATCTGGTTCTCTCTGCATCTCCTATATTAAACTGTGAGACAGCATCAGAGATGAGCGCACTAACTACCCTATCATGTTCAAATGCGTCAAGTTTAAAGTTTTACTTTCGCAACTGCAGCACTGAGAGCATAATGAATGGGCACTTGTTCTCTCTGTAAAACTGTAACGTCTTGAGCTTACTAGACAAGCAGCCTAAGATGACATGAGAGTGTGATTTGGacttgtataaataaaactgaattcatttaaaacaacattAGCCAGTGAGTGTATAACAGTGCATTTAGGAGCTCCAAGAAAGCTATTTTGCTCAGGATTTACACACCCTATACAAACTGACAGGGATGTACTGTCAACTGTCAACTTATGATTACAAATCGATGATATCACATTCTGACTGGTTTTCAGTTACCCAGAGAAAAAATAATGCATCTTCAAGTACAGATTGTGCTCTTCATTACAACACACTCAGGGAGAAAGCTGTTTAAAGTGGATGATCGTTTAAAAGAGTTATGCCTTTTTTTACTGTGCGATTCATATCACTCAGCCCTGTATTTATAAGGGTGAACCTGAATttgtccacattgctggcgACCTTCAAAATCCAGGTTTTCATAAGTGGGTTGTGTCGGCTCCCGCTgcagaaggaaaaaagaggaacaaaACATCATATTTAAGGAGCTTAAATACAACATGAATGCAGATATTGTGGTATTGGTTGGTTTCTGTCCTTGTGCTAGTGGAGCTGGAAAAGGTGGCAGATCTATTTGACCTTCTAAGTCTAAGTATTGTGTATAAATGGGAAAAAAACGAAGAAACTTCCTAACTTACCATACTTACCAACCTTCTAGGAGGCTGGGtgattgttctgtaaaaaagaaagaaaaagaaaaaaaaacactttatttgtaATAGCAatggcataaaataatgtaaaagaATGACTGGAGGAAGCTCACTGTGAACGTCGTTTGCAGACTCCTCTGAGAATGATCACAGCAGTTAATATAAAGATCAGGAAACATAGCGAAGGTACAATAATTGCAATTGTTGTAACTTTGCTGATTTTATTCGAACTTTCAGCTTCAGCGTtctctgtaaaataaaataaaaaaagtgagTCATTTCACTGCAATTCAGTTGGTTCAGATATGCTAATTTCCAACCAACAGCAgtatcttgtttttttgttgttattattgttattagctCTATGTTTTCAGAAAGGAAGTCAGAAGTGCTTACACCTGCCCTGTGGTCTCTGAAAAGACCTCAGGCATctcacaaaatgtttttttaccgCTTCATGTCATTCATGTCATTCATGTAAAGTCTGAAACTTGGGAGCTTTATATTTCTACTTTCATACTGTGGTTTGAGTGGGAAAAGCATTAATCCTGCCACACAATCTAACATTAAGGTCAATGCACAATTATGAAGGAAATGTCAGTGCAGCCAGAGGTGCTCAGCGCTATTGTGTGTGGGTGAGTTTTCAACTTTCACCTAGAACAGCATTTGAGTAGTGCTCTCACCAGCCGCCTATAAAAGTCCCACAAACTGCAGTTAATCCAGTGTAATCTTTAGAGTAAAAGGGCAGGGACTTGTGTATTTTAGAAAGAAGATAAAAATGGGATAAGCTAAAAAATGCCATTGTTTCCAACCTCTTCTTCTTTACGTGCCCCACCATCAGCCAGCCTCTGCCCCACCCCCACACTGTATTCAGTCATGATGGGTGTGTAAGGTGtgcttttttgtctgtttggttggttggtttttgCAATCTAAAAACTTCAAAAGCTGATAAACTCACCTATAATCACAAGCTCCCATTTCAGTTCAAAGACTCCAGAGTCTGTGGTCATTGCACAAGTGTAGTTTCCTGTGTGACTTTTCTGGGCGCTCTCTATGATTAGTGCATATGATTGGCTTTCTAAGGTGGACATGATCAGATTCAGGGTGGCAGCAGCAGGAGACTTGCTTAAGGTGACAGAGCTGCTGTTTGAGGTTTTCTGTGGCCTGAAACTAAAAAGACAAGTCCCATTCCTTCCCCATGTCAGTTGAAGGAGGTCACCGGTTGTGTTACTGGTACAGTGCAGGGTCACTGTGCTCCCCACCATCCTGGAAGTGCTGTTCGCTTcttgaaagacaaaaaaaaatccctttataGGCCTCATTTACTCATTACTTCCATTACATATATAGTATCCTGTAGTATACTAAGCTTGGGTTGTGTTTACATTCTGCAGCATCAGTATTTTGGGGAATAGGACTGCATTTTgggaaatgtgttttgtttttttgtttttttacatgattttaatttttatgaaAGCGTGTCACAGTTGCTGTAGATGGTTAGCTTTAACTTTGAGCATAAAGAGTAGAAGAACATACAGAGCAGGTCACTGAATGAAGTTAATCCTGGTATATCAGTTAGCTCAGCTGATGCTCCTACGCACTTTCAACTGTTATATCCCATAGGGTACATAATCTCATTGTGTACCCTATGGGTACTATCAACTATCGCTTGACTATCGATGCTGGTTTCTCTTCAAGTCACTTTGCAGCCCACCGTTATGCCAGCTCTGctttttcatcctttttctGACTTTATCAATATTGAACGCatgtacagtgctgtgaaaaaactATTTGCCCACTTCCTATTTTTTGTATGCTTCAGAGCAGATAaccaacatacattttaaaaatacagttttcaaATGGTGATTATATTTGTTCAGGAAAAAAGATATCCAAATCTACCTGACTGTAATAAAGTAATTTttaaggctttgggactccaaCAAATCACAGTGAGAGCCAGTATCCACAAGTAAATAAACATTAACCTTCCCAAGAGTGGCCAGTCTAACAAAATTACCCCAAGAGAGAATTGACGACTCAATgaggaggtaaaaaaaaaaaaaaaaaaaaaccacacagggTGTCTGAGGTATGAAACCACATCTAAAGAATTTCAGGCCTCACTTGTCTCAGCTAAGGTCAGTATTCATGTTTcaacatttataaataaaaaaaacaccctaaAAATTGAGTTACATAGCTTCCAATAAACAAAACCTCAAAggattatttcacatttgacataaaaaaaacttgttGATCAATGAAACTTTTGGGAAATTAATCTGTGGGCTCAAGAGAAAAGaagtttgtctttttggaaggtttgagcCTCGGCACATGCGCTATAAACCTGATACAGCATTTCATGAAAAGAACATCATAGCTACagtaaaacatggtggtggtagtgtgatggtcggaggctgcttttctgttttcatgaattctgctctttaaaagaaaatgcttAAAGAGTGTCTGGCCAAGACATGAGTCAAGTTTTGTCCACAGTGATCTGAAAGACGCATTACAAGTTACTGCTGAtcgcagttcttgctgccaaggcTGCGCAACAGGGTTTAGATTTAGGGAGGAATTACTTCTTAATATCAGGTAGATCTGGATAGGTTACTTCACTTGAGATATAAATCAACATTTAACCGTATTTTgtgacaaatatacaaaaaaggATACACAGCTTTGTAAAAAGGCAGGCACGTTGCAGAATACAGCCCA
This window of the Maylandia zebra isolate NMK-2024a linkage group LG16, Mzebra_GT3a, whole genome shotgun sequence genome carries:
- the LOC101473725 gene encoding uncharacterized protein LOC101473725; this encodes MEDLSRYWGIDRILFLICCIVSISLQAEANSTSRMVGSTVTLHCTSNTTGDLLQLTWGRNGTCLFSFRPQKTSNSSSVTLSKSPAAATLNLIMSTLESQSYALIIESAQKSHTGNYTCAMTTDSGVFELKWELVIIENAEAESSNKISKVTTIAIIVPSLCFLIFILTAVIILRGVCKRRSQTITQPPRRLVSMREPTQPTYENLDFEGRQQCGQIQVHPYKYRAE